Part of the Bacillus sp. N1-1 genome, CTTTCTCAGGCTCCTGCTGACGACGACGCAAATTCGCCTTCACACGAGCAATCAGCTCTCTTGTGCTAAAAGGCTTCGTCACATAGTCATCCGCGCCGAGTTCAAGTCCTAACACCTTATCAATTTCTGAGTCCTTTGCCGTTAGCATAATAATAGGCATTTCATATTTTTTACGAACTTCTCGGCAAACTTCCATGCCGTCACGCTGGGGTAACATAATATCCAAAAGAATCATATCCGGATTCTCTTCTTCCACTTTAGCAATGGCTTCATCGCCATCGTAAGCGCAAACAACTGTAAAGCCTTCCTTCTCAAGGTTAAATTGCAGAATATCCGCAATTGGTTTTTCATCATCTACAACAAGAATTTTCTTGTCCATTATGAACGCTCCTTCTTTGATATGACAATATCAATTTACCGTTGATATGAAACATGCATACTTTCGTCTATTTTATCATATTATGTAGGTTTTATTACGATCTTCCCTACAGCTCTTCCCTTAACTTCTTTCAGAGAAACGCTTCGCCTGTTCAAAAACACTAGCTTACCTATAAAAAAGAAACCCTCAGCTCTCACTGAAGGCTCATTTCCTTACTTCTTTAAGTAATCCATTGGATTTTCTAACTCACCATTTTTATATACTTCAAAATGAAGGTGGATTCCAGTCGATTTCCCTGTTGTCCCCATTACACCAATTTTATCACCTTTTTGAACCGTATCACCTTTTGAGACAGAGATTGATGCTAGATGAGAATAGGTTGTCTTCATTCCGTTATTATGACTAACCGTTACCTGATTTCCATAACCACTTCTCGTACCTGCAGCTGTAATCTTACCATTATCAACGGTTCGAATGGTTTTATCTGTCACACCAGCAATATCTATTCCTTTATGATAAGAACCCCAGCGTTCTCCCTGTTTACTAGTAATTGTACCTCCGACAGCTGGCCATCCAAACGTGCCGGTGCCTTTAGAGGAAATTTCTTTCGTTCCGATCACTATTTCTTTAGCAACAGGTTTTTTCGTTACATCCTCTTTCACAACCTCTTCCTCGACTACCTGCCCATTCTCATATTCCTTAGAATATGTAACAAGCTTCTTTCCTTTTTCTCCATCTTGCTTTACTTTCTCTTCGCCTTTAGGAAGCTTACCGCTTTTTTTCTTAATCACTTCAAAATCGACTTCTTCTGCTTTCTCGACTTCGATCGTTTCCAAAACAGTTGCAAACTCTTTTTCCTGAAGAACCTTCAGCTGATCGCCTTTCTTAATTTCATCATCATTCGAAAAATTATTTCGATCCAAAAGTTCTTCTTTCTCCATCTTAAACTCTTTCGCGATTTCGTTAAGAGATTGATTTTTTTCTACTTCATATTCTGTCTCTTCCTTATAACCATTGGTCAAGAGCGAAACACCTTTTTCTTTAGACACAATGTCACTCGGATGAACCTCTACCTTTTCAATTTCAAAAGGACTAGAGAAGTCAACTGCTTCAACAGGATGAATTCCTTCATCTGAATCTTCCATGCTTTTAACCGTCTTTTCAATTTCTTTTACTTTTTCATCAGAAAGAAAAGGTTTAGCATAGCTCCAAAGAGCATCCATTGCTTCTTCTTCACTCGAAAAGGTTCCCACCTGCTCTTCATCAAACGAAAGAGAGTAGCCTTCACCAATAAACGTGATTTCCTCTTCTAGTTGTTCAAGAGCTTCCTTGTTATCATAAGGCGGTTTAAAAAGTCGTTCGGTTACGACTTCAACATCATTCTCAACTGAAAGCTCAATACCATCGACATCTTTTTCATTCTTGAGTTCTTCAATGTTTTTGTCTAATACCGCTCGACTATCAACCGTTCCGACATTTTCTCCATCTATATAAACATGATAAACTGGTTTCATTAAATTATGAACAGACGCTCCGACTGGTTCGATCCAAAGAAGCGAACTGAAACTTGTAATAATAACGGAAAGTTGTAAGAAACGACGTACATTCATACTTTTCATGCGACTTCCTCCTGCAATAGCTGAAACTATCTTTTTTACTCACGTTTCGCACTTTATCATAAATAGGAAGTCACATGGGTACATGTACTCAATTTGTAATAAAAATGTAGTCTTTTCGTCACGATCGTGGCAAGTGATGGTAAGAATCTGGAAGGTTCTTCATGA contains:
- the yycF gene encoding response regulator YycF, which codes for MDKKILVVDDEKPIADILQFNLEKEGFTVVCAYDGDEAIAKVEEENPDMILLDIMLPQRDGMEVCREVRKKYEMPIIMLTAKDSEIDKVLGLELGADDYVTKPFSTRELIARVKANLRRRQQEPEKESSPNSLIKVGALTIHPDAYLVTKREESIELTHREFELLHYLSKHIGQVMTREHLLQTVWGYDYFGDVRTVDVTVRRLREKVEDNPSHPTWIITRRGVGYYMREPEQEQ
- a CDS encoding M23 family metallopeptidase; amino-acid sequence: MKSMNVRRFLQLSVIITSFSSLLWIEPVGASVHNLMKPVYHVYIDGENVGTVDSRAVLDKNIEELKNEKDVDGIELSVENDVEVVTERLFKPPYDNKEALEQLEEEITFIGEGYSLSFDEEQVGTFSSEEEAMDALWSYAKPFLSDEKVKEIEKTVKSMEDSDEGIHPVEAVDFSSPFEIEKVEVHPSDIVSKEKGVSLLTNGYKEETEYEVEKNQSLNEIAKEFKMEKEELLDRNNFSNDDEIKKGDQLKVLQEKEFATVLETIEVEKAEEVDFEVIKKKSGKLPKGEEKVKQDGEKGKKLVTYSKEYENGQVVEEEVVKEDVTKKPVAKEIVIGTKEISSKGTGTFGWPAVGGTITSKQGERWGSYHKGIDIAGVTDKTIRTVDNGKITAAGTRSGYGNQVTVSHNNGMKTTYSHLASISVSKGDTVQKGDKIGVMGTTGKSTGIHLHFEVYKNGELENPMDYLKK